One genomic window of Psychrobacillus sp. INOP01 includes the following:
- a CDS encoding YsnF/AvaK domain-containing protein: MADKKYIGSFRTEQEVLDKINELKLEGYVENDIYVVTNDKDSLSMVRGQTDVDLSTVEGNWLDKFMAFMSGDEPVRAAFLNMGFSDEESDRYYGEVKSGSILLYVDKEYGTIYDGNDRDLGANQTLTNFSTTDTFNDGQTQEERMRLHEERLSIDKEQQQAGEVNVEKHIVDSQERVEVPVEREEVYIERRAVDETAAGDIVDDGEKIHIPVMEERVEVTKRPVVSEEIVVGKKKVTDTELINETVRREEADIQRTDNVVDSADPTLANYNKNKALDNDPLEEKRLDNTPLNKRGRL; the protein is encoded by the coding sequence ATGGCAGACAAAAAATATATTGGATCTTTTAGAACAGAGCAGGAAGTACTGGACAAGATTAATGAGTTGAAGCTAGAAGGTTATGTAGAAAATGATATCTATGTAGTGACTAATGACAAAGATTCCCTATCGATGGTTCGCGGCCAAACAGACGTGGATCTATCTACAGTGGAGGGAAATTGGTTAGACAAATTCATGGCTTTCATGAGTGGGGATGAACCAGTTCGGGCAGCGTTTCTGAATATGGGCTTCTCAGATGAAGAGTCAGATCGATACTATGGTGAAGTGAAAAGTGGTAGCATCCTCCTCTATGTTGATAAAGAGTATGGAACTATTTACGATGGGAATGATAGAGATCTAGGAGCAAATCAGACACTTACAAATTTCTCTACAACAGATACATTTAATGATGGTCAAACGCAAGAAGAACGCATGCGACTTCATGAGGAACGACTGTCTATCGACAAAGAACAGCAACAAGCTGGTGAAGTGAACGTCGAGAAACATATTGTAGATTCGCAAGAAAGAGTTGAAGTCCCTGTGGAGCGTGAGGAAGTGTATATCGAAAGACGTGCAGTTGATGAGACTGCCGCAGGAGATATAGTAGACGATGGTGAAAAAATTCATATTCCTGTCATGGAAGAACGAGTAGAAGTGACAAAACGACCTGTAGTTAGTGAAGAAATCGTCGTAGGTAAGAAAAAAGTAACGGACACGGAACTTATAAACGAGACAGTTCGTCGTGAAGAAGCAGATATCCAACGTACAGATAATGTTGTAGATTCAGCTGACCCTACTCTAGCTAACTACAATAAGAACAAGGCACTAGATAATGACCCACTTGAAGAAAAACGATTGGACAATACTCCTTTAAATAAACGTGGTAGATTATAA
- a CDS encoding alpha-D-ribose 1-methylphosphonate 5-phosphate C-P-lyase PhnJ — protein sequence MKANTHFAFFDEGSKKEIRRAIMKAVAIPGYQVPFASREMPIARGWGTGGLQITLSIIGKPDVLKVIDQGADESVNAVSIKKLVHETTNVELTEQTSEATIIQSRHRIPEVPLTKDQIIVLQVPTPEPLRGVEAREFMTKRMHSEDDYSGVWLMLFEQIMKYGKTATFADHPVYVNGRYVMAPSPIPRFDNNKMHQSESLILLGAGREKKIYAVPPYTNVESLAFEDYPFTVESFEGLHCHLCGSTDIFLDELMDQQTGITIHQCNDTSFCMDQLNKKEKAEVQTSYA from the coding sequence TTGAAAGCTAATACACATTTTGCATTTTTTGATGAGGGATCTAAAAAAGAAATTCGTCGTGCAATCATGAAAGCTGTAGCAATTCCGGGATATCAAGTGCCATTTGCTTCAAGAGAAATGCCCATTGCACGTGGGTGGGGTACAGGTGGATTACAAATCACCCTCTCCATCATTGGTAAGCCGGATGTGCTGAAAGTAATCGACCAAGGTGCAGACGAATCTGTAAATGCAGTCAGTATAAAAAAATTAGTTCATGAAACGACTAATGTTGAGCTAACAGAGCAAACCTCAGAAGCAACTATTATTCAATCAAGGCACCGTATACCAGAGGTTCCCTTAACAAAAGATCAAATTATCGTCTTACAAGTACCGACGCCAGAACCACTTCGCGGAGTAGAAGCAAGAGAGTTTATGACGAAAAGAATGCATTCGGAAGATGATTATAGCGGTGTGTGGCTAATGTTATTCGAACAAATCATGAAATACGGGAAGACCGCTACATTTGCGGATCATCCGGTTTATGTAAATGGACGATATGTGATGGCACCAAGCCCAATTCCTAGATTTGACAACAATAAAATGCATCAATCGGAATCTTTAATCTTACTTGGAGCAGGGCGAGAAAAGAAAATATATGCAGTACCACCTTATACAAATGTGGAGTCTCTAGCTTTTGAGGACTATCCATTCACTGTAGAATCCTTTGAGGGTCTTCATTGTCACTTATGTGGTTCAACAGATATCTTTTTGGATGAATTAATGGATCAACAAACAGGAATAACCATTCATCAATGCAACGACACAAGTTTCTGCATGGATCAGTTGAATAAGAAAGAGAAAGCTGAGGTGCAAACTAGCTATGCATGA
- a CDS encoding ATP-binding cassette domain-containing protein: MHEEPILQVRNLRKQFGTGCKECSELNDGNLEKNFCKSCGTVYACQDISFDLYPGEILGIVGESGSGKSTMMQCLYFDTDVSSGEAYINDSLIAGQNVFELSSQQKRSIRNHVYGMVYQNPVHGLKMNFSSVGNIAEKLIAAGNRNVADMEATSKKLLKSVHIPLHRMKEEPRNFSGGMQQRVQIAKALSNNPPILFLDEVTTGLDLSVQANVLDLIKKIQRDLGISMIVVSHDLGVIRMLADRTIVLLNGKVIEEGLTDQVLEDPQHEYTQQLVYSLL, translated from the coding sequence ATGCATGAGGAGCCAATACTACAAGTAAGGAACCTACGAAAGCAATTTGGAACAGGATGCAAAGAATGCTCGGAACTTAATGATGGAAATCTGGAGAAAAACTTTTGTAAGAGTTGTGGGACAGTTTATGCGTGCCAAGATATTTCATTCGATTTGTATCCAGGGGAAATTTTAGGGATCGTTGGGGAAAGTGGAAGTGGCAAATCTACGATGATGCAATGCTTATACTTCGATACAGATGTCTCTTCAGGAGAAGCGTATATTAACGACTCTTTAATAGCGGGGCAAAATGTTTTTGAATTATCCTCCCAGCAAAAACGCTCTATCCGAAATCATGTATATGGCATGGTTTATCAAAACCCGGTCCATGGTTTAAAAATGAATTTCTCTTCTGTAGGCAACATCGCAGAGAAATTAATTGCGGCGGGGAATCGCAATGTTGCTGATATGGAAGCTACGAGTAAAAAACTGTTGAAAAGTGTACATATTCCTTTACATCGCATGAAAGAAGAACCGCGAAACTTCTCCGGTGGGATGCAGCAGAGGGTTCAAATAGCAAAGGCATTGTCGAATAATCCTCCTATTCTATTTTTAGATGAAGTAACTACAGGATTGGATCTATCCGTACAAGCAAACGTATTGGATTTAATCAAAAAAATTCAAAGAGATTTAGGAATTAGTATGATTGTTGTCTCGCATGATTTAGGCGTAATACGTATGCTTGCAGATCGCACCATTGTGCTGTTGAACGGAAAAGTAATTGAAGAAGGTTTAACCGATCAAGTTTTAGAAGACCCACAGCATGAGTACACGCAGCAATTAGTTTACTCATTATTATAG
- a CDS encoding GntR family transcriptional regulator, whose protein sequence is MILISIDMEAQIIDDIMHRIVSRSIEHGKKLPSENELAKKYKVPRITVRNALTKLEERGYIYSKQGKGRYLKEESIQIQLHLTGKTSFTDKMKQAGYKLKTENIVCEKIAYNEQIYNSLNMEEDVDVYKVGRIRYINGEPIAIHYSFVSKKMFPKIMEDGPKIESMFAYFRELGYKKFTSKKSLLSITFPTSDEQQLLSCKSMVPLIVVENDCIDVASNKVLEHTKILYRSDKFKYDISMD, encoded by the coding sequence ATGATTCTTATATCAATAGATATGGAAGCGCAAATTATAGATGACATTATGCATCGAATAGTATCGAGGTCAATTGAACATGGGAAGAAACTTCCTTCTGAAAATGAGCTCGCAAAAAAATATAAAGTACCTAGAATAACCGTAAGAAATGCACTTACGAAATTAGAAGAAAGAGGATACATATATTCCAAGCAAGGAAAAGGACGATATCTAAAAGAAGAATCAATACAAATTCAATTACACTTAACCGGAAAAACAAGTTTCACGGATAAGATGAAGCAAGCAGGGTATAAATTAAAAACAGAGAATATCGTTTGTGAAAAAATCGCTTATAATGAACAAATTTATAATAGTTTAAATATGGAAGAAGATGTAGATGTCTATAAAGTGGGAAGAATACGCTATATAAATGGGGAACCAATCGCAATTCATTATTCCTTTGTTAGTAAAAAGATGTTTCCGAAAATTATGGAAGATGGACCAAAGATCGAGTCCATGTTTGCTTATTTTAGAGAACTAGGCTATAAAAAGTTTACAAGTAAAAAAAGCTTGCTAAGTATTACATTTCCAACTTCAGATGAACAACAATTGTTATCTTGTAAAAGTATGGTTCCACTCATTGTGGTTGAAAATGATTGCATAGATGTCGCCTCCAATAAAGTATTAGAACATACAAAAATACTCTATCGAAGTGATAAGTTCAAATATGATATATCAATGGATTGA
- a CDS encoding PhnD/SsuA/transferrin family substrate-binding protein has product MKKKWSIISLVLVVAVLLSACSEGTAGAKDAEVDDVIKIAWYPNESGSDMKSSRDEIGRVIEEATGKTVEHQLTTDYAIAIETLINNNADLAFMGAQGYIEAKNGNDAIQPLVVPTGESGTLDDALYHSWLAVNVDAQEDFKVDGEFSLDTLEQKSISFVSNSSTSGFVVPTSSIISHYVEKSGFEGLVAEDLMEGGPLFSQVLFGNSHQGSAVNLLSNNSEVAAFCDTCVENYVDVAEGDANKVGSVYKVKDDAAEPFNTVTGKEFVLMSVTPVLNAPFAANLEALGQEDFDKLIELFTSDEIANNEKIFVPEDSEEGGLFSKSGNERFAEVEDAWFNPIRELSK; this is encoded by the coding sequence ATGAAGAAAAAATGGTCTATCATCAGTCTGGTTTTAGTAGTTGCTGTATTGTTATCTGCATGTTCAGAAGGAACTGCTGGAGCGAAGGATGCAGAAGTGGATGACGTGATTAAAATCGCTTGGTATCCAAATGAATCTGGTTCAGATATGAAGTCTTCACGTGATGAAATTGGACGAGTAATTGAAGAAGCTACTGGTAAAACAGTGGAACATCAGTTAACTACTGATTATGCAATTGCCATTGAAACATTAATAAATAACAACGCTGATCTTGCTTTCATGGGAGCACAGGGCTATATCGAAGCTAAAAATGGAAACGATGCTATTCAACCATTAGTTGTACCAACAGGTGAATCAGGTACATTAGATGATGCATTGTATCACAGCTGGTTAGCTGTAAATGTAGATGCACAAGAAGATTTCAAAGTAGACGGAGAATTTTCATTAGATACATTAGAACAAAAAAGTATTTCATTCGTATCAAATAGTTCAACCTCAGGATTTGTGGTTCCAACATCATCCATTATTTCTCACTATGTAGAAAAATCAGGATTTGAAGGTTTGGTAGCAGAAGACTTGATGGAAGGCGGTCCACTATTCTCTCAAGTATTATTCGGTAACTCCCATCAAGGATCTGCAGTAAACCTCTTAAGTAACAATTCAGAGGTTGCAGCTTTCTGTGATACTTGTGTAGAAAACTACGTAGATGTAGCTGAAGGTGATGCGAACAAAGTAGGATCTGTTTATAAAGTTAAAGACGATGCAGCAGAGCCTTTTAACACAGTAACAGGAAAAGAATTTGTGTTGATGTCTGTAACACCAGTATTAAACGCACCATTTGCAGCGAATTTAGAAGCTTTAGGCCAAGAGGATTTTGACAAATTAATAGAATTATTTACTTCTGATGAAATTGCAAACAATGAAAAGATCTTTGTTCCAGAGGATTCAGAAGAGGGTGGATTATTCTCTAAGTCAGGAAATGAAAGATTTGCTGAAGTGGAAGATGCTTGGTTTAACCCAATTCGTGAACTTTCCAAATAG
- the phnG gene encoding phosphonate C-P lyase system protein PhnG, whose product MKRRRRTEILIQGDVHLAQRLAESIVDTYECREIMAPQYGMTMIKMRETAKNSLFYIGEVLITEAKVEINNRIGIGIVIGMKDELAQHLAIIDAAYKADLPETNTWKTYLIEAENQITKERAKKQAELFETKVNFETMEV is encoded by the coding sequence ATGAAAAGAAGAAGAAGAACAGAGATTCTCATTCAAGGTGATGTCCACTTGGCGCAAAGGCTTGCGGAATCCATTGTGGATACTTATGAATGTAGAGAAATTATGGCCCCTCAATACGGAATGACCATGATTAAAATGCGAGAAACGGCAAAAAACTCACTATTTTATATAGGAGAAGTCCTTATAACAGAAGCAAAAGTAGAGATTAATAATCGTATTGGTATAGGAATAGTTATCGGCATGAAAGATGAGCTTGCACAACATTTAGCGATTATCGATGCTGCGTATAAGGCAGATTTACCTGAAACTAACACATGGAAAACCTATTTAATAGAAGCAGAAAATCAAATTACAAAAGAACGAGCGAAAAAACAAGCAGAGCTTTTTGAAACAAAAGTTAATTTTGAAACGATGGAAGTTTAA
- the phnC gene encoding phosphonate ABC transporter ATP-binding protein, producing MTLLKVEKLGKSYNGETKVLNDVSFGVEAGEFVSIIGPSGAGKSTLLRCMNRMVEIDEGKVIFDGNDVGSLNKKELRKMRTNIGMIFQHYNLVPRLSVIENVLHGRFGYKTTVQGILGKYTEDEKEQAFYLLKKLGIEEHAYKRCDQLSGGQQQRVGIARALIQEPKIVLCDEPIASLDPNASKVIMDYLKSITMELNITCIVNLHQVEIARSYSDRIIGLSKGGVVFDGPSFRLSTDSTDLIYGTKTVEKRQLVTV from the coding sequence ATGACCTTACTTAAAGTGGAGAAATTAGGAAAGTCATATAATGGGGAAACGAAAGTTCTTAACGATGTTAGCTTTGGAGTAGAAGCAGGAGAATTTGTTTCAATTATTGGACCATCTGGAGCTGGAAAATCAACACTTTTACGCTGTATGAATCGAATGGTGGAAATCGACGAAGGCAAAGTAATTTTTGATGGTAATGACGTAGGTAGTTTGAACAAAAAGGAACTACGTAAGATGCGCACAAACATTGGCATGATTTTTCAACATTATAATCTTGTGCCACGCTTATCTGTTATCGAGAACGTGCTACATGGTAGATTCGGATATAAAACAACCGTTCAAGGAATATTAGGGAAATATACAGAAGATGAAAAGGAACAAGCCTTTTACCTTCTAAAAAAATTAGGAATTGAGGAGCACGCTTACAAACGATGTGATCAGCTCAGTGGTGGTCAGCAACAACGCGTAGGGATTGCTCGCGCACTAATCCAAGAGCCGAAAATTGTTCTTTGTGATGAACCAATTGCCTCTCTTGACCCTAATGCCTCAAAAGTAATCATGGATTATTTAAAGTCGATTACGATGGAGCTGAACATTACATGCATCGTGAATTTGCATCAAGTGGAAATTGCTCGAAGCTATTCTGATCGTATTATTGGTCTAAGTAAAGGTGGCGTCGTCTTTGATGGCCCAAGCTTTAGATTATCTACAGATAGTACGGATCTAATTTATGGCACAAAAACGGTAGAAAAAAGACAGTTAGTTACTGTGTAA
- the phnM gene encoding phosphonate metabolism protein PhnM, with protein sequence MYIIHNGKIITEEAILEGHAVVVEGEIIQAIIPQDAVSTYTEAQFVDARGGYISPGFIDIHSDYIETIASPRPTSMMDFNISLREAEKILISHGITTMFHSLSFYKEDVFTHKPMRNPNNIQRMVDAIDATHNELHLIRHRMHARFEIDNVDEIDTLVKNIEDGKVHLLSFMDHTPGQGQYRNLEVYRETLKGYRDISDDDVNVLIAERQSTEFLTIEKIKEVADIAISKGIAVASHDDDEIQKLELVKSFGTTISEFPITLEVAKKAKEIGLYTIAGAPNVLLGGSHSGNLSAAEAIANDCVDILCSDYYPAALLHAIFDLHEKHGNDLHKMFMMVSLNPAKAVKMDDELGSIKAGKKADILVIERMEDGYPMLTTTMVNGALITTTHYRIK encoded by the coding sequence TTGTATATTATTCATAATGGGAAAATCATAACAGAGGAAGCAATATTAGAGGGGCATGCGGTTGTAGTTGAAGGTGAAATAATTCAAGCGATTATTCCACAAGATGCGGTGTCCACATATACCGAAGCACAGTTTGTCGATGCAAGAGGGGGATACATATCTCCTGGATTTATAGATATCCATTCGGATTATATTGAGACAATAGCATCGCCCAGACCCACTAGTATGATGGATTTCAATATTAGTTTACGTGAAGCAGAGAAAATATTGATCAGTCATGGAATTACTACGATGTTCCATTCCCTATCGTTTTACAAAGAAGATGTTTTTACCCATAAACCGATGCGAAATCCGAATAATATTCAACGTATGGTAGATGCAATTGACGCAACGCATAATGAATTGCATTTGATCCGTCACCGCATGCATGCTCGTTTTGAAATAGACAATGTAGATGAAATAGACACACTTGTAAAAAATATAGAAGATGGCAAGGTTCATTTGTTGTCATTTATGGACCATACACCAGGGCAAGGTCAATATCGAAATCTAGAAGTCTATCGCGAAACATTAAAAGGATACCGCGATATTTCAGATGATGATGTCAATGTGTTAATTGCAGAACGACAAAGTACAGAGTTTTTAACAATTGAAAAAATAAAAGAAGTAGCAGATATAGCTATTTCAAAAGGTATTGCGGTCGCGTCACATGATGATGACGAAATCCAAAAATTAGAGTTAGTAAAATCCTTTGGAACAACAATTAGTGAGTTTCCTATTACCCTGGAAGTGGCAAAGAAAGCAAAGGAAATCGGGTTATATACAATTGCTGGTGCTCCTAATGTGCTTCTCGGCGGATCGCACTCCGGGAATCTTTCGGCAGCTGAAGCCATTGCAAATGACTGTGTAGATATTCTTTGTAGTGATTATTATCCAGCGGCATTACTACACGCTATCTTTGATTTGCATGAGAAGCACGGTAATGATTTACACAAAATGTTCATGATGGTCTCGTTAAATCCTGCTAAAGCAGTAAAAATGGACGATGAGTTAGGCTCGATAAAGGCTGGGAAGAAGGCGGACATTTTAGTAATTGAACGAATGGAAGATGGCTATCCGATGCTGACTACAACAATGGTAAACGGGGCATTAATAACGACGACGCATTACCGTATTAAATAG
- a CDS encoding carbon-phosphorus lyase complex subunit PhnI has translation MGYVPVKGGTQAIDASIQRIKYERLRGEEIVDIETIMSTMRGMVDQVMSESSLYSPYLAALAIKQAEGSMEEAVFLMRAHRSTLPRPYYSQTVEPEKMFVERRISASFKDIPGGQLLGATYDYTHRLLDFELIQENLDDNLQWLQNYQDQLKQIEAFDEVKYFPKVVDYLREEGLFETYEADNTSPIDVTKQSLQFPTTRSERLQVLTRGQTGAVTSLGYASLRGYGQVHPTVGEVRVGSVPIYVQHPNEMEHSDEDEFYIGEIKVTEVESFVPTTVKNENNEYELEFEIGYGICYGQNETKAIAMSILDQCLEHPESDFPTHDEEFVLLHIDSVESTGFISHLKLPHYVTFQSKLDSIRQVKKGVPTVES, from the coding sequence ATGGGGTACGTTCCGGTAAAAGGAGGGACGCAGGCAATTGACGCGTCTATTCAACGAATAAAGTACGAACGCTTAAGAGGTGAAGAAATAGTTGATATAGAGACAATTATGTCGACTATGCGCGGAATGGTTGATCAGGTTATGTCGGAAAGTAGCTTGTATTCTCCATACTTGGCAGCACTTGCGATCAAACAAGCAGAAGGAAGTATGGAAGAAGCGGTATTTCTCATGAGAGCTCATCGTTCTACTCTGCCACGTCCTTATTACAGTCAAACGGTTGAACCTGAAAAAATGTTTGTAGAGCGTCGTATTTCAGCAAGTTTTAAAGATATCCCAGGTGGACAATTATTAGGAGCAACGTATGATTACACACATCGTTTACTCGATTTTGAATTAATACAAGAAAATCTAGATGATAACCTACAGTGGCTGCAAAACTATCAAGATCAATTAAAACAAATTGAAGCTTTCGACGAAGTAAAGTATTTTCCTAAAGTAGTAGATTACTTGCGGGAAGAAGGACTTTTTGAAACATATGAGGCAGACAACACTTCTCCTATTGATGTTACAAAGCAAAGTCTACAATTTCCAACAACGCGTAGTGAGAGACTTCAAGTTCTAACAAGAGGACAAACGGGCGCAGTTACTTCTCTAGGCTATGCGTCACTAAGAGGCTACGGGCAAGTTCATCCAACTGTGGGAGAAGTGCGAGTAGGATCTGTTCCTATTTATGTGCAGCATCCAAATGAGATGGAGCATAGCGACGAAGATGAATTTTATATCGGTGAAATCAAAGTGACCGAAGTAGAATCATTTGTTCCAACAACCGTGAAAAATGAAAACAACGAATATGAACTGGAATTTGAAATTGGCTATGGCATTTGCTATGGGCAAAATGAAACAAAGGCCATTGCTATGAGCATTTTAGACCAATGTCTGGAGCACCCAGAATCTGATTTTCCAACACATGATGAAGAGTTTGTGCTATTGCATATAGATTCTGTAGAATCAACGGGATTTATATCCCATTTAAAGCTACCACATTATGTGACGTTCCAATCAAAGCTGGATAGTATCCGTCAAGTGAAGAAAGGGGTGCCAACAGTTGAAAGCTAA
- a CDS encoding phosphonate C-P lyase system protein PhnL: MAMLEIKGFGKRFTIHHLGKTMPAIENINFYLDAGEFIGIVGKSGSGKSTILKSIYRSYLPDTGNIFYNSARFGQIDLATIPERQMLYLRQYEIGYVSQFLNVMPRTTCRQLVINALLEMGETEEVALKEAEQALTHFEMDPKLWDSYPNTFSGGEKLRLNIAMATVKNPRLLLLDEPTASLDQQSKVKVREMIEKLKIRGTTLVGIFHDIEFMEGLCDKVYDMQSRQLTVMKETIGNES, from the coding sequence ATGGCGATGTTAGAAATCAAGGGTTTTGGCAAACGATTCACGATTCATCACCTAGGGAAAACAATGCCAGCAATTGAAAATATCAATTTCTATTTAGATGCAGGAGAGTTCATTGGAATTGTTGGGAAAAGTGGGAGTGGTAAATCGACGATATTGAAGAGTATTTACCGCTCGTATTTACCGGATACCGGCAATATTTTTTATAATTCAGCACGTTTTGGACAAATTGATTTGGCAACAATTCCGGAAAGACAAATGCTATATTTACGCCAATACGAGATAGGCTATGTATCCCAATTTTTAAACGTTATGCCTAGAACAACCTGCCGCCAGCTCGTTATTAATGCATTATTAGAAATGGGTGAAACCGAAGAAGTGGCTCTTAAGGAGGCAGAGCAGGCATTAACACATTTCGAGATGGATCCGAAATTATGGGATAGCTATCCTAATACATTTTCCGGTGGAGAGAAGTTGCGATTAAACATCGCGATGGCAACTGTGAAAAATCCGCGATTACTATTGCTAGATGAGCCTACTGCAAGTCTAGACCAACAATCTAAAGTAAAAGTCCGTGAAATGATTGAGAAGCTAAAAATTAGAGGCACAACCTTGGTTGGAATATTTCATGATATTGAATTCATGGAAGGGCTTTGTGACAAGGTCTACGATATGCAATCAAGACAGCTAACCGTTATGAAAGAGACAATTGGCAATGAAAGCTGA
- a CDS encoding PHP domain-containing protein, whose protein sequence is MKADLHVHSRYSDGSEHAETVMKLASQRGVTHISFVDHDTVKGLPEVLELGEKYRIKVIPGIEISAFDFKRNRKVHVLGYNYHPQANHIQAICNPLLKRRQEHSLWQIEQIRAAGYKLDISAIKESAKPSETIYKQHIMHSLTDATYTSPLYKELYKNLFKGNGVASGDIEYIDVFKAVQAIVADGGIAVIAHPGQLDTYELIPELIEVGLGGIERNHLDHTAEDHQKVEFLAEKYGLIMTGGTDFHGSYGVTIEVGDIVSPLFERLLNDE, encoded by the coding sequence ATGAAAGCTGATTTACATGTCCATAGCCGCTACTCAGACGGTTCAGAACATGCGGAAACTGTGATGAAACTAGCGAGCCAGCGAGGTGTCACACATATTAGTTTTGTTGACCACGATACCGTCAAGGGACTTCCTGAAGTTCTTGAACTAGGTGAAAAATACAGAATTAAAGTCATACCTGGTATTGAAATATCCGCCTTTGACTTTAAAAGAAACCGAAAAGTACATGTGCTCGGATATAACTATCATCCTCAAGCGAATCATATCCAAGCTATTTGTAATCCTTTGTTAAAACGAAGACAAGAACATTCGCTTTGGCAAATAGAACAAATAAGAGCAGCGGGATATAAACTAGATATTTCCGCGATTAAGGAATCTGCCAAACCATCCGAGACAATTTATAAACAACATATAATGCATAGTTTAACGGATGCTACCTACACATCTCCATTGTATAAAGAGTTATATAAAAACTTATTTAAAGGTAATGGAGTTGCATCAGGCGATATCGAATACATTGATGTATTTAAGGCAGTACAAGCAATTGTCGCAGATGGGGGAATAGCGGTCATCGCACACCCTGGTCAGCTGGATACCTATGAATTGATACCCGAGCTAATAGAGGTTGGCTTAGGTGGAATTGAAAGAAACCATCTAGATCACACAGCCGAGGATCATCAAAAGGTAGAATTTTTGGCCGAAAAATATGGATTGATCATGACCGGTGGCACGGATTTTCACGGCTCATATGGGGTCACTATTGAAGTTGGAGATATTGTAAGTCCCTTGTTTGAAAGACTCTTAAATGACGAATAA
- the phnH gene encoding phosphonate C-P lyase system protein PhnH, with protein MTIDQVHDLQQVYRKILHSMSRPGTISSLNEIAKRVNMNLPCYDATILSAMTFLDAETTFHILSEDQQDLIEKISEYTSAKYAPINLADFVIVLSEDTETAIKSAIQSCKNGTLIDPQLSATWIIESAPLSNEGELTLTGPGIQHTAQLHTSFDQSIWQARNEKTKEYPLGIDLIFTDENAQVVCIPRTTSISIMEVS; from the coding sequence ATGACGATTGATCAAGTACATGACTTGCAGCAAGTTTACAGAAAAATATTGCACAGTATGTCTAGACCCGGCACCATTTCGTCACTAAATGAAATAGCAAAGCGGGTAAATATGAATCTTCCTTGTTACGACGCAACTATTTTAAGTGCCATGACATTTTTAGATGCAGAAACTACATTTCACATTCTTTCAGAGGATCAACAGGATTTAATTGAGAAAATTTCAGAATATACATCTGCAAAATATGCACCAATAAACTTAGCAGACTTTGTCATTGTTCTGAGTGAAGATACAGAAACTGCTATAAAAAGTGCTATTCAAAGTTGTAAAAATGGTACGCTCATTGATCCTCAGCTGTCTGCAACATGGATTATAGAAAGTGCTCCATTATCTAATGAAGGTGAACTGACTTTAACTGGACCTGGAATTCAGCACACAGCCCAATTGCATACAAGCTTTGATCAATCGATATGGCAGGCAAGAAATGAAAAAACAAAGGAATATCCACTGGGCATTGATTTAATCTTCACTGACGAGAATGCACAAGTAGTATGCATTCCTCGAACAACGTCGATCAGCATCATGGAGGTGAGCTAA